The following coding sequences are from one Paenibacillus sp. FSL R5-0912 window:
- a CDS encoding ABC transporter permease, with translation MNNKFAVSFSLGIQNSMEYRFNFFMGFASLFFPIFIQLFLWKAVYSHASNMNLYGYTYHQMIVYTIVAALISRLVATGLEYDINHDIKSGGLNKYLVRPVGYFPYKICVYLGGKVLSFAITLIMLLGVVLFMVYYFKAPISVSRILVFGVVLMLAVVLNFMISFAVSAIAFWLTDVSYFFHVTALLIQIFSGGIFPLDIFGATWLAVFDYLPFKYTIYMPVNVINGKLTLLQALHVIELQLLWIGLIMLLTRYIWKVAIKKYIAVGG, from the coding sequence ATGAACAATAAATTTGCCGTCAGCTTTTCGCTGGGAATCCAGAACTCCATGGAATACCGCTTTAACTTTTTTATGGGTTTTGCCAGTCTCTTTTTCCCTATCTTCATCCAGCTCTTCCTGTGGAAGGCGGTCTATAGCCATGCCTCCAATATGAACTTGTATGGCTATACTTACCACCAGATGATCGTCTATACCATCGTAGCTGCCCTGATCTCGCGGCTGGTGGCTACGGGTCTGGAATATGACATTAACCATGATATCAAGAGCGGGGGGCTCAATAAATATCTGGTGCGGCCGGTCGGTTATTTTCCTTATAAAATATGTGTCTACCTTGGGGGGAAGGTCCTCTCGTTTGCCATTACGTTAATCATGCTGCTGGGCGTGGTGCTGTTCATGGTTTATTACTTCAAGGCGCCAATCAGCGTATCGCGTATACTGGTTTTTGGTGTCGTGCTTATGCTGGCGGTTGTGCTTAATTTCATGATCTCATTCGCGGTCAGCGCGATTGCCTTCTGGTTAACCGATGTCTCTTACTTTTTTCATGTTACAGCGTTATTGATTCAGATATTTAGCGGCGGGATTTTCCCGCTCGATATTTTTGGGGCGACATGGCTGGCTGTCTTCGATTACCTGCCGTTCAAGTATACGATCTACATGCCGGTGAATGTAATCAACGGCAAGCTGACCCTGCTTCAGGCGCTGCATGTGATAGAGCTGCAACTGCTATGGATTGGACTCATTATGTTGCTTACGCGCTATATTTGGAAAGTGGCGATCAAGAAATATATTGCCGTAGGGGGTTAA